The Nitrososphaerota archaeon genome window below encodes:
- a CDS encoding SCP2 sterol-binding domain-containing protein: MAKFLSDEYFSQVQAALSQDPKWTESTRGVKTSIAFNVTDVGQNHVLGVENGATTFTKVAPGTPAEFSFDGTYETWSKVVRGEMDLQSAVLKGQLKFKGSITKILMYRDRFIRVAEVMRDVPKEF; encoded by the coding sequence ATGGCAAAGTTCCTTAGCGACGAGTACTTCTCCCAGGTTCAAGCCGCACTTTCTCAGGACCCGAAGTGGACGGAGAGCACCAGGGGCGTGAAGACAAGCATCGCCTTCAACGTCACGGATGTCGGCCAGAACCATGTGCTGGGGGTGGAGAACGGAGCGACGACGTTCACGAAGGTGGCGCCGGGGACGCCCGCCGAGTTCTCCTTCGACGGGACCTACGAGACCTGGTCCAAGGTGGTCCGTGGAGAGATGGACCTCCAGTCGGCCGTGCTGAAGGGGCAGCTCAAGTTCAAGGGCTCCATAACCAAGATTCTCATGTACAGGGACAGGTTCATCAGGGTCGCCGAAGTCATGAGGGACGTGCCTAAGGAATTCTAG
- a CDS encoding Zn-ribbon domain-containing OB-fold protein produces the protein MEQDQALHSRRSITLKFDIPISKTHEFWDALRQSRFVTTKCKKCGQVTFPPQADCPRCMSNEFEWADVGPDATLVTYTYVQVTPASFAENDPYIIAIGEFAGGLKVLAWLEGIPHEKAKVGMKLKVEERTSKEGNPFYVFVPA, from the coding sequence TTGGAGCAGGACCAGGCCCTACATTCGCGCAGGTCCATCACCCTGAAGTTCGACATCCCGATCTCGAAGACCCACGAGTTCTGGGACGCTCTCCGCCAGAGCAGGTTCGTCACGACCAAATGCAAGAAGTGCGGCCAGGTCACGTTCCCCCCGCAGGCCGACTGTCCCAGGTGCATGAGCAACGAGTTCGAATGGGCCGACGTCGGTCCCGATGCGACCCTGGTCACCTACACCTACGTGCAAGTCACCCCGGCGAGCTTCGCAGAGAACGACCCATACATCATCGCGATCGGGGAGTTCGCGGGGGGCCTGAAAGTGCTTGCATGGCTCGAGGGAATCCCTCATGAGAAGGCCAAGGTGGGCATGAAGCTGAAGGTGGAGGAAAGGACCAGCAAGGAAGGGAATCCGTTCTATGTATTCGTGCCCGCCTAG
- a CDS encoding thiolase domain-containing protein — protein sequence MDRVAVVGIGHSKFGRRTDVNVAELAFESIKKAVDDAGVNKKDIQNVIIGSAGGWYEESLPAVIVNEYAGLDGVGTMRVEAACASGSAAVKTAYNSILSGEAKIAMAVGIEKMTEVDTLTSIELIGRAGSYMWEFENFGMTFPAYYALYAVAHMNKFGTTEEDMSRVAVKAHHYGAMNPLAQFQKEITLEKAMGSQVVSWPLKLYDACPLTDGSASVILASEEVAKGLTDTPIWIKGVGYSSDSANLSRRSDFVGLQASVDAAKRAYAMAKVTPDMVDVATCHDCFTIAELMAYEDLGFCKKGEGAKMIREGQTELGGRIPVNLDGGLKAKGHPIGATGVSMAVEITKQLRNEAGSHQAPIKNGVGLVHNVGGTGHYAYVTILSRN from the coding sequence TTGGACAGGGTTGCCGTAGTCGGGATAGGGCACTCGAAGTTTGGAAGAAGGACCGACGTCAACGTCGCAGAGCTCGCATTCGAATCCATCAAGAAAGCCGTCGACGACGCCGGTGTCAACAAGAAGGACATCCAGAACGTGATCATAGGAAGCGCCGGGGGATGGTACGAGGAGTCCCTCCCGGCGGTGATAGTGAACGAGTATGCGGGCCTCGACGGGGTCGGCACCATGAGGGTCGAGGCGGCCTGCGCCAGCGGGAGCGCGGCTGTGAAGACCGCCTACAACAGCATCCTCAGCGGAGAAGCGAAGATCGCCATGGCAGTCGGCATCGAAAAGATGACCGAGGTGGACACCCTGACCTCCATCGAACTGATCGGCCGCGCCGGGTCGTACATGTGGGAGTTCGAGAACTTCGGGATGACCTTCCCAGCCTACTATGCCCTGTACGCGGTCGCCCACATGAACAAGTTCGGCACCACGGAGGAGGACATGTCCAGAGTGGCGGTCAAGGCCCACCACTACGGGGCGATGAACCCGCTGGCCCAGTTCCAGAAGGAAATCACCCTCGAGAAGGCAATGGGATCGCAGGTCGTCTCCTGGCCCTTGAAGCTCTACGACGCGTGCCCTCTGACCGACGGCTCTGCCTCCGTCATCTTGGCCTCCGAGGAAGTGGCCAAGGGCCTGACGGACACGCCGATCTGGATCAAGGGGGTCGGCTACTCGTCAGACTCTGCCAACCTGAGCAGGCGATCCGACTTCGTCGGCCTTCAGGCGTCCGTGGACGCAGCGAAGCGCGCCTACGCCATGGCCAAGGTCACTCCTGACATGGTCGACGTCGCCACGTGCCACGACTGCTTCACCATCGCCGAGCTCATGGCCTACGAGGACCTTGGCTTCTGCAAGAAGGGAGAAGGGGCGAAGATGATCCGGGAGGGGCAGACCGAGCTCGGCGGAAGGATACCTGTCAACCTGGACGGAGGCCTGAAGGCGAAGGGCCACCCCATAGGGGCGACCGGCGTCTCCATGGCTGTGGAGATCACGAAGCAGCTGAGGAACGAGGCGGGGAGCCACCAGGCTCCGATCAAGAACGGGGTCGGACTCGTCCACAACGTGGGGGGTACCGGACACTACGCCTATGTCACGATCCTATCGAGGAACTGA
- a CDS encoding acyl-CoA dehydrogenase family protein has product MSSFPEIHVKQEYADIQKWAREFATREILPIAAKIDRDDEYPMQLFKKMGEYGLLGPFIPQEYGGLGLDLMASVIIGEEISKASVSAGFLIGVQNGLAGGVLALFGSTEQKAKYLPRLVKGELIGAYGLTEPGAGSDAAAISTKATKDGDSYVINGSKMFITQGLVADLLVFFARTGTAEDGAAGVTAFLVEKGTPGFRVGQKLEVMGARGTATAELVFENCKIPSSNIIGHEGDGFLIAMTILSKSRIGAAAASVGVAEAALEASLSYANKRKIFDRPLAKFEAIRFMVADMATRISAAKLLTYHAATIHDSGKEFMKEAAMAKYYSSETAVWACERAIQIHGGYGVSKLLPVERYLRDAKILDIVEGTSEVQRWILSKELLDGA; this is encoded by the coding sequence ATGAGCTCCTTCCCCGAGATCCATGTGAAACAGGAGTACGCAGACATCCAGAAGTGGGCCCGGGAGTTCGCTACCAGAGAGATCCTCCCCATCGCCGCGAAGATCGACAGGGACGATGAGTATCCCATGCAGCTCTTCAAGAAGATGGGGGAGTACGGCCTCCTCGGGCCCTTCATCCCCCAGGAGTACGGGGGGCTCGGCCTGGACCTGATGGCCTCCGTCATAATCGGCGAGGAGATATCGAAGGCAAGCGTCTCTGCCGGATTTCTGATCGGCGTGCAGAACGGCCTGGCCGGAGGAGTCCTCGCGCTCTTCGGCTCAACCGAACAGAAGGCGAAGTATCTCCCGAGGCTCGTCAAAGGCGAGCTGATTGGAGCCTATGGGCTGACCGAGCCGGGGGCCGGGTCTGACGCCGCGGCCATTTCCACTAAAGCGACAAAGGACGGGGACTCCTACGTCATCAACGGATCGAAGATGTTCATCACCCAGGGATTGGTCGCAGACCTCCTGGTCTTCTTCGCACGGACCGGGACTGCCGAGGACGGGGCCGCCGGGGTGACCGCGTTCCTTGTCGAGAAGGGGACCCCAGGATTCAGGGTAGGCCAGAAGCTCGAAGTCATGGGCGCCAGAGGCACAGCGACGGCCGAACTGGTCTTCGAGAACTGCAAGATACCCTCGTCCAATATCATAGGCCACGAAGGGGACGGATTCCTGATAGCCATGACGATCCTGAGCAAGTCCAGGATAGGCGCGGCTGCCGCATCGGTGGGAGTGGCGGAGGCGGCCCTCGAGGCTTCTCTCTCATACGCCAACAAGAGGAAGATATTCGACAGACCTCTCGCCAAGTTCGAGGCGATAAGGTTCATGGTCGCTGACATGGCGACCAGGATCAGCGCTGCAAAGCTACTGACCTATCACGCGGCGACCATCCACGACAGCGGAAAGGAGTTCATGAAAGAGGCTGCCATGGCGAAGTACTATTCGAGCGAGACCGCGGTCTGGGCCTGCGAGCGGGCCATCCAGATCCACGGAGGATACGGCGTCAGCAAACTGCTCCCGGTGGAGAGATATCTGCGCGACGCGAAGATACTTGATATAGTGGAAGGGACTTCCGAAGTCCAGAGATGGATCCTTTCGAAGGAACTTCTCGACGGCGCGTGA
- a CDS encoding enoyl-CoA hydratase-related protein gives MKSEDVRVVAVLGAGVMGHGIAEVAALAGCEVRLYDIGEAFVKNGLEKIRWSLSKFAEKKTVTQQMADESFARIRGTVDLEEAVKNADVVIEAAPEEISIKKELFGRVSKLAPTTALLASNTSTLPIGEISGAVENPANFVGMHFFNPPLLMPLLEVVRGEKSSDESVATAVALGKRFGKEVVLCRKDVPGFIVNRILGPLLNEAAWTVERNQATVEQIDSMAVYAVGLPMGLFELADYSGIDTIYKAGLAVSMRDASNVLLAPPFKKRFEEKKFGQKTGEGFYKYSGQGWERPTISKEAGQGVDPLRVFAPAINAAAWLIRNGVCTREDLDRSVKLGLGFPEGVLQMADKWGIDKVVASLRSTEKASGEFYKPDALLVGMVAEGKLGTKAGKGFYDYSSSETKMEEIAVRVAPPLGWVVLNRPHRLNTITQKLVQELVTALRSLEADPSVRVVIIRGEGERAFSAGADLTSFDVSSPAKIFDFARGWFEAFSVAERLNKPVVAAINGLAFGGGCELALACDFRLASEDAQIGLTETRLGILPGAGGTQRLARIVGLPKAKEMVLFAQRLTADEALKAGLVNRVFKKAEFEAGVTEFASKLAKQPPQSLKFAKQALNLSTQVPTDLGQLFEASGFGLLLSTQDASEGISAMLEKREPDFKGE, from the coding sequence ATGAAATCTGAAGACGTGAGAGTCGTAGCCGTCCTGGGGGCAGGCGTGATGGGGCACGGGATAGCGGAGGTCGCAGCCCTCGCAGGGTGCGAGGTACGACTCTACGACATTGGGGAAGCCTTCGTCAAGAACGGCCTGGAGAAGATCCGCTGGAGTCTTTCGAAGTTCGCGGAGAAGAAGACTGTGACCCAGCAAATGGCGGACGAGTCCTTCGCCCGGATCAGGGGCACCGTCGACCTCGAGGAAGCGGTGAAGAACGCGGACGTGGTCATCGAAGCCGCACCCGAGGAGATCTCCATCAAGAAGGAGCTCTTCGGCCGGGTTTCAAAGCTGGCGCCGACAACGGCCCTACTCGCCTCAAACACGAGCACCCTGCCAATAGGCGAGATTTCGGGAGCCGTGGAGAACCCGGCGAACTTCGTCGGGATGCACTTCTTCAACCCCCCTCTCCTGATGCCCCTGCTCGAGGTGGTCAGGGGGGAAAAGAGCTCCGACGAATCTGTCGCGACTGCCGTCGCCCTTGGCAAGAGGTTCGGGAAGGAGGTCGTCCTCTGCAGAAAAGACGTCCCGGGCTTCATAGTCAACAGGATACTCGGTCCTCTGCTCAACGAGGCTGCCTGGACTGTCGAGAGGAACCAGGCCACAGTCGAACAGATCGATTCAATGGCGGTCTACGCCGTGGGCCTTCCGATGGGGCTCTTCGAGCTTGCCGACTACAGCGGGATCGACACGATCTACAAAGCAGGGTTGGCCGTGAGCATGAGGGACGCTTCGAACGTCCTCCTGGCCCCGCCCTTCAAGAAGAGGTTCGAGGAAAAAAAGTTCGGGCAAAAGACCGGGGAGGGCTTCTACAAGTACTCCGGCCAAGGATGGGAGCGCCCCACGATTTCGAAGGAGGCAGGTCAGGGGGTCGACCCCCTTAGGGTCTTCGCACCAGCGATAAACGCAGCTGCGTGGCTGATCAGGAACGGCGTCTGCACGAGGGAGGACCTTGACAGGTCCGTCAAGCTGGGCCTCGGCTTCCCAGAAGGGGTCCTTCAGATGGCGGACAAATGGGGAATCGACAAGGTTGTGGCGAGCCTCCGGTCCACCGAGAAAGCTTCAGGGGAGTTCTACAAGCCGGACGCTCTGCTCGTGGGGATGGTGGCTGAAGGGAAGCTCGGAACGAAGGCCGGCAAAGGGTTTTACGACTACTCCTCCAGCGAGACCAAGATGGAAGAAATCGCGGTGAGGGTGGCTCCGCCACTCGGCTGGGTGGTGCTCAACAGGCCGCACAGGCTCAACACGATAACTCAGAAGCTGGTCCAAGAGCTTGTCACCGCCCTCAGGTCCCTCGAAGCCGACCCTTCGGTGCGGGTGGTCATCATCCGCGGAGAAGGGGAAAGAGCCTTCAGCGCGGGCGCCGACCTGACGAGCTTCGATGTCTCTTCTCCCGCCAAGATATTCGACTTCGCCAGGGGATGGTTCGAGGCCTTCTCCGTGGCGGAGAGGCTCAACAAGCCTGTCGTTGCCGCGATAAACGGCCTCGCCTTTGGAGGGGGCTGCGAGCTCGCTCTGGCCTGCGACTTCCGGCTCGCCTCCGAGGACGCCCAGATCGGCCTTACGGAGACCCGCCTCGGCATCCTCCCCGGAGCCGGGGGCACCCAGAGGCTCGCGAGGATCGTCGGCCTCCCCAAGGCCAAGGAGATGGTGCTCTTCGCCCAGAGGCTGACGGCGGACGAGGCGTTGAAGGCAGGCCTCGTCAACAGGGTCTTCAAGAAGGCGGAATTCGAAGCTGGAGTCACCGAGTTCGCTTCGAAGCTCGCGAAGCAACCCCCTCAATCTCTGAAGTTCGCGAAGCAGGCTCTGAACCTGTCGACCCAGGTACCCACTGACCTGGGCCAGCTCTTCGAAGCCAGCGGGTTCGGACTCCTCCTCTCCACCCAGGACGCCAGCGAAGGCATTTCTGCCATGCTGGAAAAAAGGGAACCCGACTTCAAGGGCGAGTAG
- a CDS encoding CoA transferase — MGYLDGIRVIDATRLLPGGFCTMLLSDMGAEVIKVEQPGLGDYMRATPPTKDGVSPVHATVNRNKLSIGIDLKAEEGKAVMRKLLKDADVFIEGFRPGAMKKLGFSFEEVRKVNSKIIYCSISAYGESSRLSSMPGHDINFQAMAGTLAYHSRAQVPLLQLGDMVSGMYAAVAILGGLLRRRGAVYVDVPIVSSLLAWMVIPASAYLATGKPPKEGHSLVFGSTPYYNLYRTSDGKYMAVAAIEEEFWGNLVTKLGAPELEHKRFGSREERREVADRLKQIFASKTRDHWAGLLMHADTCATPVLTVEEALTSNWARSMSMLVGVAKDGTVLNGPVRSRPRLRTRPFTRAPSLGQDTDSLMRSVGYPRREVSRLKRLRVVE; from the coding sequence GTGGGTTACCTGGACGGCATCCGCGTCATCGACGCGACCCGCCTTCTGCCTGGTGGGTTCTGCACCATGCTCCTCTCAGACATGGGGGCTGAGGTCATCAAGGTCGAACAGCCCGGCCTCGGAGACTACATGAGGGCGACCCCCCCGACCAAGGACGGGGTCAGTCCGGTCCACGCGACGGTCAACAGGAACAAGCTCAGCATAGGGATCGACCTGAAGGCAGAGGAGGGCAAGGCCGTAATGCGCAAGCTCCTGAAGGATGCGGACGTCTTCATCGAGGGATTCCGCCCTGGTGCCATGAAGAAGCTGGGTTTCTCCTTCGAAGAAGTGAGGAAGGTGAACTCCAAGATAATCTACTGTTCGATTTCAGCCTACGGAGAATCAAGCAGGCTGAGCTCCATGCCGGGCCACGACATCAACTTCCAGGCGATGGCGGGCACCCTCGCATACCACTCCAGGGCCCAGGTTCCCCTGCTCCAGCTGGGGGACATGGTGTCGGGAATGTACGCGGCCGTGGCCATCCTGGGAGGGCTGCTCAGGAGGAGGGGGGCGGTGTACGTGGACGTGCCCATCGTCTCATCGCTCCTGGCCTGGATGGTCATACCCGCTTCGGCCTACCTCGCAACCGGCAAGCCCCCGAAGGAAGGGCACAGCCTGGTCTTCGGCTCGACCCCCTACTACAATCTCTACAGGACCTCGGACGGAAAGTACATGGCCGTGGCCGCCATCGAGGAGGAGTTCTGGGGAAACCTCGTGACCAAGCTGGGTGCCCCCGAGCTGGAGCACAAGCGGTTCGGGTCGCGCGAGGAGAGGCGAGAGGTTGCCGACAGACTGAAGCAGATCTTCGCATCCAAGACACGAGACCACTGGGCAGGCCTACTGATGCACGCGGACACGTGCGCCACCCCGGTGCTCACCGTCGAGGAGGCCCTAACAAGCAACTGGGCACGCTCTATGTCGATGCTCGTCGGAGTAGCGAAAGATGGGACTGTCCTCAACGGACCAGTCCGCTCCAGGCCCAGGCTGCGAACTCGTCCGTTCACCAGGGCCCCGTCGCTGGGACAGGACACGGATTCTCTGATGCGCTCGGTGGGCTACCCGCGGCGGGAGGTCTCGCGCCTCAAACGCCTCCGAGTCGTGGAATGA
- a CDS encoding MBL fold metallo-hydrolase, giving the protein MWTYRNIKVHWLGHDGFVLQGSRTVIIDPYKASGDYKADLLLISHEHSDHLNADDIRRFTSGSTAIVAPKVCEEPLRQFAMEKVFVAPGARLELRGVTIETVPAYNLNKFREPGRVFHPRADGRVGYVVTLDGVRFYHSGDSDDTPEMEALETDVAFLPVSGTYVMTAEEAAEAAKAMKVKVVVPMHFGSIVGSRADAERFKALLGGSRTVEILEKE; this is encoded by the coding sequence ATGTGGACTTACCGCAACATCAAGGTCCACTGGCTCGGGCACGACGGCTTCGTCCTGCAGGGCTCGAGAACAGTCATCATAGACCCGTACAAGGCCAGCGGCGACTACAAGGCGGACCTCCTGTTGATATCTCACGAGCACAGCGACCACCTGAACGCGGACGACATTAGGAGGTTCACCAGCGGTTCGACCGCCATCGTCGCCCCCAAGGTCTGCGAAGAACCCCTCCGACAGTTCGCGATGGAGAAGGTCTTCGTGGCGCCCGGGGCCAGGCTCGAACTCAGGGGAGTCACGATCGAGACCGTGCCTGCCTACAACCTGAACAAGTTCCGGGAGCCCGGCAGAGTCTTTCATCCAAGGGCTGACGGAAGAGTTGGCTACGTCGTCACCCTCGACGGGGTCCGCTTCTACCACTCGGGTGACAGCGATGACACCCCTGAGATGGAGGCGCTCGAGACCGACGTCGCGTTCCTGCCCGTGTCAGGCACCTACGTAATGACGGCCGAGGAAGCGGCAGAGGCGGCGAAGGCGATGAAGGTGAAGGTGGTGGTGCCCATGCACTTCGGGTCCATCGTAGGAAGCAGGGCCGACGCGGAGAGGTTCAAGGCGCTGCTAGGCGGCAGCCGCACCGTCGAGATACTCGAAAAGGAATAG
- a CDS encoding proteasome subunit beta produces the protein MPGATAVGIAYKDGVVLGAERRITLGSFVRSKSGKKVFRVTETVGAVCAGMVADMQNLVKEVAVYSKLKELESRKPLKPNSVAKLMSTLMFQNRYAPLLTQVILGGVSAKPIVYVLDPLGSVISDQYATVGTGEEMAIGVVEAGYSPTMTQKEARDLVVSSIKAAIARDAMSGNGIDLLTIDRTGIKEEAVEL, from the coding sequence ATGCCCGGCGCGACAGCCGTGGGCATCGCCTACAAGGACGGCGTGGTCCTAGGCGCCGAGCGGAGGATCACCCTCGGTTCCTTCGTCAGGAGCAAGTCGGGCAAGAAGGTCTTCAGGGTGACCGAAACCGTCGGCGCGGTCTGTGCGGGGATGGTCGCTGATATGCAGAACCTTGTGAAGGAGGTCGCAGTCTATTCGAAGCTCAAGGAATTGGAGTCGAGGAAGCCTCTGAAGCCGAACTCCGTCGCCAAGCTGATGTCGACGCTCATGTTCCAGAACCGCTACGCGCCCCTGCTGACTCAGGTGATATTGGGGGGCGTCAGCGCCAAGCCCATCGTCTATGTACTTGACCCTCTAGGGAGCGTCATATCGGACCAGTATGCTACAGTCGGGACCGGGGAAGAGATGGCGATCGGCGTCGTCGAAGCCGGCTACTCGCCGACCATGACCCAGAAGGAGGCCAGGGACCTCGTCGTGAGCTCGATCAAGGCCGCAATCGCACGAGACGCCATGAGCGGCAACGGAATCGACCTGCTCACCATAGACCGCACGGGCATCAAAGAGGAAGCAGTCGAACTATAG
- the rtcA gene encoding RNA 3'-terminal phosphate cyclase: MDFLEVDGSYGEGGGQILRTALMFSIVLGKPIRVSKIRAGREVPGLRRQHVATLKVLGDIFESELTGAVEGSSDVSFVPGPPRLGSLVIDTKTAASITLVLQTVVPAVALSRSSLSIEVRGGTDVPWSPTLDYFDAVVRRAFAVMGINFNDEVRRRGYYPKGGGLVKVEVEPCVSLRPLRMIDSPKPGPVDIVSRCALLPRSVAERQLKAAEGLLREGGINVGVSRVVEEPADSPGSSILVATSGDGYFLGADALGARGKPAEEVGREAAQGMLATAAAGACVDINLADMLVPLLSLAPGPSDLRVAEVSKHLETSIYVAKLFTSRGINTRSDAGSSVVSIASA; the protein is encoded by the coding sequence GTGGACTTCCTCGAGGTAGACGGGTCCTACGGAGAAGGAGGGGGCCAGATACTACGCACTGCCCTGATGTTCTCTATCGTGCTGGGGAAGCCCATCAGGGTTTCCAAGATAAGGGCAGGGAGGGAGGTCCCAGGCCTGAGGCGGCAGCACGTCGCCACCCTGAAAGTCCTCGGTGACATCTTCGAATCCGAACTGACGGGGGCGGTCGAAGGATCCTCCGACGTTTCTTTCGTCCCTGGCCCCCCTCGCCTGGGGTCCTTGGTGATCGACACCAAGACCGCGGCCAGCATCACCCTCGTGCTCCAGACCGTGGTCCCCGCAGTGGCTCTCTCGCGGTCGAGCCTTTCCATCGAGGTTCGCGGTGGCACGGACGTCCCATGGAGCCCTACCCTCGACTACTTTGACGCAGTGGTCCGGAGGGCCTTCGCAGTCATGGGGATCAACTTCAACGATGAGGTGCGCAGGAGAGGGTACTACCCTAAGGGCGGCGGACTGGTGAAAGTCGAAGTGGAACCCTGTGTCTCTCTCCGTCCCCTCCGTATGATTGATTCTCCGAAACCGGGCCCGGTGGACATCGTCAGCCGCTGTGCACTCCTCCCCAGGAGCGTCGCAGAGAGACAACTGAAGGCCGCCGAGGGCCTCCTCAGAGAAGGAGGCATCAACGTCGGAGTCAGTCGCGTGGTCGAAGAACCTGCCGACTCTCCTGGGTCCTCCATTCTGGTCGCGACCTCAGGGGACGGTTACTTCCTCGGGGCGGATGCCCTAGGCGCGAGGGGTAAGCCAGCCGAGGAAGTCGGAAGAGAAGCAGCTCAGGGGATGCTCGCCACCGCCGCCGCAGGGGCCTGCGTCGACATCAACCTCGCCGACATGCTTGTCCCGCTTCTCTCGCTTGCTCCGGGCCCTTCGGACCTGCGCGTGGCGGAGGTCTCCAAGCACCTGGAAACGAGTATCTACGTCGCGAAGCTCTTCACCTCCCGAGGAATCAATACCAGGTCCGACGCCGGGAGTTCGGTCGTTTCAATAGCATCCGCCTGA
- a CDS encoding DDE-type integrase/transposase/recombinase, with the protein MTKGQAIARVEANVRRIDKNEYRVRSQSGNGEYQILSTEGGWNCSCPDFAYRGLKCKHIFGVELSLQIRRRIENAKRIVPLDYQSCLSCSSKRLVRDGILHNNSGDIQRILCKDCGSRFTNNLGFERMRASPEAITMAIQLYFSGESLRNTQKALRLQGVKVSHVAILKWIRKYIALMDEYLKGFTPQVSDTWRADEMYVKVKGDPKYLFSMMDDETRFWISQEVADTKKKQNTNQFFTQSMKAGGKVPVTFITDGLPSYHRAWIKNFAHARPDVKPVHVKEITLEGIVHNNKMERMNGEIRDREKVMRGLKRADTPILKGLQIYHNFIRPHEALNGETPADRAGIKVEGPNKWLTIIQNASKEAEVGV; encoded by the coding sequence ATGACGAAGGGTCAGGCCATAGCAAGGGTCGAGGCCAACGTAAGACGGATTGACAAGAACGAGTATCGGGTCAGGTCTCAGTCGGGGAACGGGGAATATCAAATCCTCTCAACTGAGGGTGGCTGGAACTGCTCCTGCCCTGACTTCGCATACCGAGGCCTGAAGTGTAAACACATCTTCGGGGTCGAACTCTCGCTACAAATCAGACGGCGAATAGAGAACGCCAAGAGGATTGTGCCTCTCGACTATCAGTCATGCCTCTCCTGCTCATCCAAGAGACTCGTCAGAGACGGCATCCTTCACAACAACAGCGGAGACATCCAGAGGATTCTCTGTAAGGACTGTGGCTCTCGGTTCACCAATAATCTTGGATTCGAGCGGATGAGGGCGAGCCCTGAAGCGATCACTATGGCAATTCAACTCTACTTTTCAGGAGAGAGCCTTCGGAACACTCAGAAGGCCTTGCGCCTTCAGGGGGTCAAGGTCTCCCATGTGGCCATTCTGAAGTGGATTCGGAAGTATATTGCCCTGATGGATGAATACCTGAAGGGATTCACTCCGCAGGTCTCAGACACTTGGAGGGCCGACGAGATGTATGTCAAGGTCAAGGGCGACCCGAAGTATCTCTTCTCTATGATGGATGATGAAACACGCTTCTGGATTTCACAGGAAGTCGCGGATACAAAGAAGAAGCAGAACACTAACCAGTTCTTCACCCAGAGCATGAAGGCGGGGGGCAAGGTTCCCGTGACCTTCATCACGGACGGGCTACCTTCCTATCACCGCGCTTGGATAAAGAACTTCGCCCACGCTCGACCTGATGTCAAGCCAGTCCATGTCAAGGAGATTACGCTTGAAGGAATCGTCCACAACAACAAGATGGAGCGGATGAACGGTGAAATCAGAGACCGAGAGAAGGTGATGAGGGGGCTGAAGAGGGCGGACACGCCCATCCTGAAGGGGCTCCAGATTTATCACAATTTCATCCGACCCCATGAAGCCTTGAACGGGGAGACCCCTGCCGACAGAGCGGGAATCAAGGTTGAAGGGCCAAACAAATGGCTGACTATCATCCAGAATGCCTCGAAAGAGGCTGAAGTAGGGGTCTAA
- a CDS encoding nicotinamide-nucleotide adenylyltransferase, whose product MRVGLLVGRFQPFHNGHLAAVKYALKRVQYLYVVVGSAQRNHERDNPFTAGERITMIKSALDGNGVDPSKWMAIPIADADSHSLWVSTVKSMVPKFDMVFTNDALTFSLFKEEKIGVTAVPYLDRKKYSATNVRDRILERKDWESLVPSQVAELVRRFGGVERVRALMRKDLTGGSHE is encoded by the coding sequence TTGCGAGTCGGACTCCTGGTCGGCCGCTTCCAACCATTCCACAACGGTCACCTTGCCGCCGTGAAGTATGCCCTCAAGAGAGTCCAGTACCTCTACGTCGTCGTTGGGAGCGCCCAGAGGAACCACGAGAGGGACAACCCCTTTACCGCAGGCGAGAGGATTACTATGATCAAGTCCGCCCTTGACGGGAACGGCGTCGACCCGTCCAAGTGGATGGCAATCCCCATCGCAGACGCAGATTCGCATTCTCTGTGGGTCTCGACGGTGAAGTCCATGGTCCCGAAGTTTGACATGGTCTTCACCAACGACGCACTTACCTTTTCCCTGTTCAAGGAGGAGAAGATCGGCGTCACCGCAGTTCCCTACCTGGACAGGAAGAAGTACTCCGCAACCAACGTGAGGGACAGGATCCTCGAGAGGAAGGATTGGGAGTCGCTGGTCCCATCCCAGGTGGCAGAGCTGGTCAGGCGTTTTGGAGGTGTCGAACGGGTCAGAGCACTTATGCGGAAGGACCTGACGGGTGGCAGCCATGAGTAG